A portion of the Micromonospora tarapacensis genome contains these proteins:
- a CDS encoding DUF397 domain-containing protein — MTAHPKGDFDLSRAVWQRAEGDTSDAAVEVAFVDDLIGMRNSAEPDGPVLVFTQAEWDAFVAGAQDGEFDLD, encoded by the coding sequence ATGACAGCGCACCCCAAGGGTGACTTCGACCTCTCCCGGGCGGTCTGGCAGCGGGCCGAGGGCGACACCTCGGATGCGGCGGTGGAGGTCGCCTTCGTCGACGACCTCATCGGCATGCGCAACTCCGCCGAGCCGGACGGCCCCGTGCTGGTGTTCACCCAGGCAGAGTGGGACGCCTTCGTGGCGGGTGCCCAGGACGGGGAGTTCGACCTGGACTGA